A stretch of Blautia liquoris DNA encodes these proteins:
- a CDS encoding tyrosine-type recombinase/integrase: protein MARPKRKDKTRTVLRTGELQRSDGSYQYSWTDENHKRRYVYSKTLEALRIKEEAIEKDKSDGIKAEARYVTLDDLYELWKDLKRGLKNNTFENYKYIYETFVRRQIGSKRVSTFLKSDIKRFYNYLVDERGLKPATVDGVHNILHQIFDMAVDDNYIRNNPTNNVLRELKKAHCFKTEKRRGLTRPEQELFMDYLKNSNAAVYWYPVFAVMLGTGLRVGEVTGLRWCDIDLEDGIIDVNHTLVYYDHRTSEGKKGCYFNVNTPKTEAGNRQVPMLDFVKEAFVMEKERQELLGVHCEATIDGYTDFIFLNRFGQPQHQSTLNKAIRRIIRDCNDEQFLKTENPEVLLPHFSCHSLRHTFTTRMCEAGVNIKVIQDTLGHKDITTTLNIYTDVTKELKRTEFDGLDKYFNNSIA, encoded by the coding sequence GTGGCAAGACCAAAACGAAAAGATAAAACAAGGACAGTTCTTCGGACGGGAGAACTTCAAAGAAGTGATGGAAGTTATCAGTACAGTTGGACTGATGAAAACCATAAAAGAAGATATGTCTATTCAAAAACGCTTGAAGCACTCAGGATTAAAGAGGAAGCGATTGAGAAAGACAAAAGTGATGGCATAAAAGCGGAAGCACGATATGTTACACTCGATGATTTATATGAGTTGTGGAAAGACCTGAAGAGAGGATTGAAAAACAACACTTTTGAGAATTACAAATATATTTATGAAACCTTTGTACGTCGGCAAATCGGTTCTAAGAGAGTTTCAACATTTTTGAAATCAGATATTAAGAGATTTTATAATTATCTGGTTGATGAGCGAGGATTGAAGCCAGCAACGGTTGATGGTGTCCACAACATTCTTCATCAGATATTTGATATGGCGGTTGATGATAACTATATCAGAAACAATCCGACAAATAATGTTTTAAGGGAATTGAAAAAAGCTCATTGCTTCAAGACAGAGAAACGCAGGGGACTTACTCGACCTGAGCAGGAATTGTTTATGGATTATCTGAAGAACTCTAATGCAGCAGTGTATTGGTATCCGGTGTTTGCAGTAATGCTTGGAACGGGGTTAAGAGTTGGAGAAGTTACCGGACTCAGATGGTGTGATATTGATTTGGAAGATGGGATTATAGATGTTAATCACACGTTGGTTTATTATGACCACAGAACTTCTGAAGGAAAAAAGGGCTGCTATTTCAATGTGAATACTCCAAAGACAGAAGCTGGAAATAGACAAGTTCCGATGCTCGATTTTGTTAAAGAAGCATTTGTTATGGAAAAAGAAAGACAAGAACTGCTAGGGGTTCACTGCGAAGCAACCATAGATGGATATACAGATTTTATATTTCTCAATCGCTTCGGACAGCCACAACATCAATCAACTTTGAATAAGGCAATCCGACGCATAATCCGTGATTGCAACGATGAGCAGTTTTTGAAAACAGAAAACCCAGAAGTGCTTTTACCGCATTTTAGTTGTCATTCGCTCAGACATACATTTACAACAAGAATGTGTGAAGCAGGTGTAAATATAAAAGTTATTCAGGATACACTCGGACATAAGGATATAACAACAACCTTAAATATCTATACTGATGTAACAAAGGAACTAAAAAGAACTGAGTTTGATGGACTGGATAAATACTTCAATAATTCAATAGCGTAG
- a CDS encoding excisionase, giving the protein MNVDFADEEMIAYRESLIEKKKEQPFWKKKCLSVNETAAYTGIGRGKIRELMKRKDCNFMTTDGYQVYVIIDKFVEFLNSRNEI; this is encoded by the coding sequence ATGAATGTGGATTTTGCAGATGAAGAAATGATTGCTTATCGGGAAAGCCTTATAGAAAAGAAAAAAGAGCAGCCATTTTGGAAAAAGAAATGTTTGTCGGTAAATGAAACAGCCGCTTATACAGGTATCGGAAGGGGAAAAATACGAGAGCTGATGAAAAGGAAAGACTGCAATTTTATGACGACAGACGGTTATCAGGTGTATGTCATCATCGACAAATTTGTGGAATTTTTAAATAGCAGGAATGAAATATAG
- a CDS encoding excisionase, producing MSNPVKKERLEVPIWHKPYLTIDEATAYTGIGREKLREMTRFADCPFVLWVGKRRMIKRELFDEYIEKMYEI from the coding sequence GTGAGTAATCCAGTAAAAAAAGAAAGATTAGAAGTGCCGATATGGCATAAGCCGTATCTGACCATTGATGAAGCTACTGCCTATACCGGCATTGGCAGAGAAAAACTTCGTGAAATGACAAGGTTTGCTGACTGTCCATTTGTGTTATGGGTGGGAAAACGCCGAATGATAAAAAGAGAATTGTTTGATGAGTACATTGAAAAAATGTATGAGATTTAG
- a CDS encoding excisionase: protein MNNEKDETIYNVPLWEKVMLTIDEAAAYTGVGSRKIRQLTDNERCPFVLWNGSKRLIKREEFVEFIKKQYSI, encoded by the coding sequence ATGAACAACGAAAAAGATGAAACAATCTATAATGTCCCACTTTGGGAGAAAGTAATGCTTACAATTGATGAAGCCGCAGCTTATACAGGTGTTGGAAGCAGAAAAATCAGACAGCTTACCGATAATGAAAGATGTCCGTTCGTTTTATGGAATGGCTCAAAGCGACTTATCAAGAGAGAAGAATTTGTTGAATTTATAAAAAAGCAGTATTCGATATGA
- a CDS encoding excisionase, whose amino-acid sequence MSNSSVKKQSYNVPLWHKPNLSIEEASIYSNIGTGKLYEMTEKQDCPFVLWIGSRRMIKRKIFEKYIANQYSI is encoded by the coding sequence ATGTCTAATAGCAGTGTAAAGAAGCAGAGTTATAATGTACCTCTTTGGCATAAGCCTAATTTGTCGATTGAAGAAGCATCTATATATTCCAATATTGGAACAGGAAAACTTTATGAAATGACGGAAAAGCAAGATTGCCCATTTGTACTTTGGATAGGAAGCCGCCGAATGATAAAGCGAAAAATTTTTGAGAAATATATTGCAAATCAGTATTCTATTTAA
- a CDS encoding type II toxin-antitoxin system PemK/MazF family toxin: MKEKMICRGDLFYYDFGDNSGSVQSGERPVLVVQADDYNQNAPTIIVAAVTSVIKKRYLPSHIILGEEFGLKKPSMVLLEQIRTVNREDLREYIGTIDDDKLFRQINATLKKTFGLWVYKPERKENIRCLCPKCLNDYIHNPDYIVRRLDPFAKRKDRCDKCDGDGWDYVVTDRYSSKKEKRCKNV, translated from the coding sequence ATGAAAGAAAAAATGATTTGTCGTGGGGATTTATTCTACTATGACTTTGGAGATAACAGTGGTTCAGTACAAAGCGGAGAACGTCCGGTGCTTGTCGTTCAGGCAGACGATTATAACCAGAATGCTCCAACGATTATTGTTGCAGCGGTTACAAGTGTAATCAAGAAAAGATATTTGCCATCGCACATTATTCTTGGCGAGGAGTTTGGACTGAAGAAACCGTCAATGGTTCTTCTGGAGCAAATTCGGACAGTCAATAGAGAGGATTTGCGTGAATACATAGGTACGATAGATGACGATAAACTTTTCAGGCAGATAAATGCAACTTTGAAAAAGACTTTTGGACTTTGGGTTTACAAGCCGGAGAGGAAAGAAAATATTCGTTGTCTATGCCCGAAGTGCCTGAATGATTACATCCACAATCCGGACTATATTGTAAGGCGACTTGACCCATTTGCAAAGCGAAAAGACAGATGTGATAAGTGCGATGGGGATGGTTGGGATTATGTTGTTACCGACAGATATTCATCAAAGAAAGAAAAGAGGTGCAAGAATGTCTAA
- a CDS encoding sigma-70 family RNA polymerase sigma factor, with protein sequence MTNKLTLTEQEELFEKNCKLINLKYEYNGYTGDEKWAIITELSVKELWEKYPLVIERYSPFVHLSIAQGEVIDDANRNEDKYAKRSSRTLDCYGYDDEMSSQFHKELAIMFDDPFERAEEERLELEREELRQCEIRKARIALSMLQPFQRERLMKNVCCGLSSRAIAKQEGVYYSSVDKSIAAAKKNFIKFYENL encoded by the coding sequence ATGACAAACAAACTTACATTAACAGAACAAGAAGAATTATTTGAAAAGAATTGTAAACTGATAAATCTTAAATACGAATATAACGGTTATACCGGAGATGAAAAATGGGCGATTATTACGGAATTGTCTGTAAAAGAGCTTTGGGAGAAGTATCCCCTTGTTATAGAAAGATATTCTCCGTTTGTTCATCTTTCCATTGCACAGGGAGAGGTAATTGACGATGCAAACCGAAATGAGGATAAGTATGCAAAGAGAAGCAGTCGCACACTTGACTGCTATGGATATGACGATGAAATGTCATCACAGTTCCATAAAGAACTTGCCATTATGTTTGACGACCCGTTTGAAAGAGCAGAGGAAGAAAGGCTTGAACTGGAAAGAGAAGAATTGCGTCAGTGTGAAATCAGGAAAGCAAGGATAGCACTTTCAATGTTGCAGCCATTTCAAAGGGAACGCCTTATGAAGAATGTATGCTGCGGTCTGAGTTCCAGAGCGATTGCAAAGCAGGAGGGCGTATATTACAGCTCCGTGGATAAGTCCATTGCTGCGGCAAAGAAAAACTTTATCAAATTTTATGAAAATCTCTGA
- a CDS encoding ImmA/IrrE family metallo-endopeptidase, whose translation MSIYMSRAELEEISEGLITAYANKFSNRVIQSIDIEHFITEFLMLRIEYASFAEDDAGRIGFLADGATPLLIHQDGKIIPFVFPKDTIVLDKFLLAEKEQGRRRFTMAHEASHHILSKMYAMPSEGRFHAEYDSERSYSKEELAQMFASVEWQADTMGASLLMPRRIIENALAKYNQSNPIKVYGDNTITSNDKAVIRRMAAYIGVSYTALVIRLRDMGLFEYHNILEYISNELNLGGVSQ comes from the coding sequence TTGAGTATTTATATGTCAAGAGCCGAGTTGGAAGAAATCAGCGAAGGCTTGATAACAGCTTATGCTAATAAGTTTAGCAATCGAGTGATTCAATCCATCGACATAGAACATTTCATTACAGAATTTCTTATGTTACGAATTGAATACGCTTCTTTCGCAGAAGATGATGCAGGCAGGATTGGTTTTCTGGCAGATGGAGCAACACCACTGCTGATACATCAGGACGGAAAAATTATTCCCTTTGTTTTCCCGAAAGATACCATCGTACTTGATAAATTTCTTCTTGCCGAAAAGGAGCAGGGACGTCGCAGGTTTACAATGGCACACGAAGCGTCACATCATATCTTGAGTAAGATGTATGCAATGCCGAGTGAAGGACGCTTTCATGCAGAGTATGACAGTGAGCGTAGTTATTCCAAAGAGGAACTGGCTCAGATGTTTGCGTCTGTTGAGTGGCAGGCAGATACAATGGGAGCTTCGCTTCTTATGCCGAGAAGAATTATTGAAAATGCCTTGGCGAAATATAATCAGTCAAATCCGATAAAGGTTTATGGCGATAATACCATTACTTCAAATGATAAAGCAGTTATCCGCAGAATGGCAGCTTATATCGGAGTATCTTATACAGCCTTGGTTATCAGATTGAGAGATATGGGACTATTTGAGTATCACAATATCCTTGAGTACATTTCCAATGAGTTAAATCTGGGAGGTGTTTCGCAATGA
- the lexA gene encoding transcriptional repressor LexA, translated as MSEIKKYIEDYYLQNRQSPSTTKIAEAVGIARGTAYKYLVEMAQKNMIEYDGQEIRTNVTRKYSGEQTQTPIVGSIPCGSPQYEEENIEEYVSLPTAIFGKGDFFILRASGQSMIEAGIDDGDLVVVKKQVEAKEGDIVVALVDNQNTLKRYFRDDENKKIILHPENKKMKDIIVDECCIQGVACHIIKEL; from the coding sequence ATGAGTGAGATAAAAAAGTATATCGAGGATTATTACCTGCAAAACAGACAATCCCCATCGACTACAAAGATTGCTGAAGCGGTTGGTATTGCCAGAGGTACAGCATACAAATACTTGGTAGAGATGGCTCAGAAGAATATGATTGAATATGACGGGCAGGAGATTCGTACCAATGTGACCCGTAAGTACAGTGGCGAACAGACACAGACGCCGATTGTAGGTTCTATTCCTTGTGGCAGTCCTCAGTATGAGGAAGAAAATATTGAAGAATATGTATCACTTCCTACTGCTATTTTCGGCAAAGGAGATTTCTTCATATTAAGAGCGAGCGGTCAGTCTATGATTGAAGCAGGGATTGATGACGGCGACCTTGTGGTTGTTAAAAAGCAGGTAGAAGCCAAAGAGGGCGATATAGTAGTTGCTCTTGTGGATAATCAGAATACGTTGAAACGCTACTTCCGAGATGATGAGAATAAGAAAATCATTCTCCACCCGGAAAATAAGAAGATGAAAGACATTATTGTAGATGAGTGCTGCATTCAAGGTGTGGCTTGTCATATCATCAAAGAACTATAA
- a CDS encoding zinc ribbon domain-containing protein — MDTKQVILELRTQKGMSQDELAEKVFVSRQAVSRWENGETVPNTETLKLLSEVFDVSINTLLGSPRKLICQCCGMPLEDDDIIGHNHDGSFNEDYCKWCYADGTYTYNDMDDLIEVCVKNMVSENFTEEQARSYMKELLPTLDYWKKYDELSDNGQFEEFKKKLINEINELNVDGMPKVEKLNALVGKYVNLEYRLPNGQAAKFLNEAKTYLGNQLECEYGGDRCFGVVADMDFILICTYEEDGKNPELVLYKKR; from the coding sequence ATGGATACAAAACAGGTCATACTTGAACTTCGTACTCAAAAGGGAATGTCACAGGATGAGCTTGCAGAAAAAGTTTTTGTAAGTCGTCAGGCAGTTTCACGTTGGGAAAACGGAGAAACAGTTCCGAATACGGAAACATTGAAATTGCTGTCAGAAGTATTCGATGTTTCTATAAATACACTTTTAGGCTCACCGAGAAAGCTTATTTGTCAATGCTGCGGAATGCCGCTTGAAGATGATGATATTATCGGACACAATCACGATGGTTCTTTCAACGAGGACTATTGTAAGTGGTGTTATGCCGATGGAACATATACTTACAATGATATGGATGATTTGATTGAAGTTTGTGTTAAAAATATGGTAAGCGAGAATTTCACGGAGGAACAAGCCCGTTCTTATATGAAAGAGCTGCTTCCTACTTTGGATTACTGGAAGAAATATGATGAGCTTAGTGATAACGGTCAGTTTGAAGAATTCAAGAAAAAGTTAATCAATGAGATTAACGAATTGAATGTTGACGGAATGCCAAAGGTGGAAAAACTGAATGCCCTTGTGGGAAAGTATGTGAATCTTGAGTACCGACTTCCGAATGGGCAAGCGGCTAAGTTTTTGAATGAGGCAAAGACATATCTGGGCAATCAGCTTGAATGTGAATACGGCGGCGATAGATGTTTCGGCGTTGTTGCAGATATGGATTTTATTCTTATTTGCACTTATGAAGAAGACGGTAAAAATCCGGAACTTGTATTGTATAAGAAAAGATGA
- a CDS encoding helix-turn-helix transcriptional regulator, protein METKPRILYLQKILLERTDEENPLSTTQLINILNDEYGISAHRTTVTKDIAALQEFGMDIVTIHSTQSKYFVASRKLELPELKLLIDAVESSKFITKKKSETLIEKIHTMTSPGQVAKLKRNNYVVNRIKPDNEQIYYIIDAINDAINAGKQISFQYYDYTGLKKKVLKNKGEIYKLSPYKLLWCGDYYYVLGYSEKKSKVINFRVDRIASKPEILNKDIIPMPDDFDIENYTKEVFFMFSGEKVLVDLRCDNSLMKTMVDRFGEDVTTLAYDMTSFRVQTEVSASPTFFGWVFGFNGKVQILAPESVKEQYRQMIAQADEGMQQKENKEQGI, encoded by the coding sequence ATGGAAACAAAGCCAAGGATTTTATACCTACAAAAGATTTTACTGGAAAGAACTGATGAAGAAAATCCTCTTTCCACAACACAGTTAATCAATATATTGAATGATGAATACGGAATATCTGCACATAGAACGACGGTCACAAAAGACATTGCAGCACTTCAGGAGTTTGGAATGGATATTGTTACTATCCACTCTACTCAGAGCAAATACTTTGTAGCCAGCCGCAAGTTAGAACTGCCGGAACTGAAACTGCTGATAGATGCAGTGGAGTCATCGAAGTTCATCACAAAGAAGAAAAGCGAAACTCTGATTGAGAAGATACATACGATGACAAGTCCTGGGCAGGTGGCAAAGCTGAAGCGTAATAACTATGTGGTCAATCGTATTAAGCCGGATAATGAGCAGATATATTACATTATTGACGCTATAAACGATGCCATCAACGCAGGCAAACAGATTTCTTTTCAGTATTATGATTATACCGGATTAAAGAAAAAGGTTCTAAAGAATAAGGGCGAGATTTATAAACTCAGTCCGTATAAACTTCTCTGGTGTGGGGACTATTATTATGTTCTCGGATATTCTGAGAAGAAAAGTAAGGTTATCAATTTCAGGGTAGACCGTATTGCTTCCAAGCCGGAGATATTGAATAAGGACATTATTCCTATGCCTGATGATTTTGATATTGAGAATTACACAAAGGAAGTTTTCTTTATGTTCTCAGGCGAGAAAGTTCTTGTGGATTTACGGTGTGATAACAGCTTGATGAAAACAATGGTTGACCGTTTCGGAGAAGATGTGACAACCCTTGCGTATGATATGACTTCTTTCAGGGTACAGACCGAAGTATCAGCCAGTCCGACCTTTTTTGGTTGGGTGTTTGGCTTTAATGGCAAGGTACAAATACTTGCACCGGAAAGTGTGAAAGAACAGTACAGGCAGATGATTGCACAAGCCGATGAGGGTATGCAGCAAAAAGAAAACAAAGAACAGGGAATCTAA
- a CDS encoding Y-family DNA polymerase, whose amino-acid sequence MAKQKTYIAIDLKSFYASVECKERNRDPLTTNLVVADKSRTEKTICLAVSPSLKSYGIPGRPRLFEVVQKVKEVNNTRRWKAPNRTFTGSSDDSTELNANPALEIDYIVAPPRMAYYLEYSTKIYSVYLKYIAPEDIFPYSIDEVFIDATNYLNTYQMTARELAMTMIQDVLKTTGITATAGIGTNMYLCKIAMDIVAKHIEPDKDGVRIAELDEMSYRRQLWNHRPLTDFWRVGKGYAKKLEEHGLFTMGDIARCSIGKSNELYNEELLYKLFGINAELLIDHAWGYEPCTMEQVKAYKPETNSVCSGQVLHCPYDFDKAKLVVKEMTDLMVLDLVDKGLVTDQIVLTIGYDIENLTDPDRSRKYKGDVTIDRYGRRVPKHAHGTTNLKRQTSSTMLITDAVMKLYDRIVDKNLLIRRINITANRLVDENSAKKEDEYEQLDLFTDYKAKEQEQVKEEAALEREKRMQQTMLTIKKKFGKNAILKGMNLQEGATAKDRNEQIGGHKA is encoded by the coding sequence ATGGCAAAGCAAAAGACCTATATCGCAATCGACCTTAAATCATTCTATGCTTCTGTGGAGTGTAAAGAGCGAAATCGTGACCCTTTGACAACAAATCTTGTTGTTGCAGATAAGAGCAGGACAGAGAAAACAATCTGCCTTGCGGTATCTCCGTCATTAAAAAGTTATGGGATACCTGGCAGACCACGCTTGTTTGAGGTCGTACAAAAGGTAAAAGAAGTTAATAACACCCGAAGATGGAAAGCACCAAATCGTACATTTACTGGTTCGTCTGATGACAGTACAGAATTAAATGCGAATCCAGCATTGGAGATTGATTATATCGTTGCACCACCTCGTATGGCATACTATCTGGAGTATAGTACCAAGATTTACAGTGTTTACTTGAAATACATCGCTCCGGAAGATATTTTTCCTTACTCGATTGATGAAGTATTTATAGATGCAACAAATTATCTGAATACCTATCAGATGACCGCAAGGGAACTTGCCATGACGATGATACAGGATGTTTTGAAAACAACTGGAATCACAGCAACAGCCGGAATCGGCACGAATATGTACTTGTGTAAAATTGCGATGGATATTGTGGCAAAGCATATTGAACCGGATAAGGACGGTGTGAGGATTGCCGAATTGGATGAAATGTCTTACCGCAGACAGCTATGGAATCACAGACCGCTTACAGATTTCTGGAGAGTAGGTAAAGGTTATGCAAAGAAACTGGAAGAACACGGACTTTTTACTATGGGAGATATTGCAAGGTGTTCCATCGGAAAGTCGAATGAACTGTATAACGAAGAACTGCTTTATAAGTTGTTTGGAATCAATGCGGAACTGCTAATTGACCATGCTTGGGGATATGAACCTTGTACGATGGAGCAGGTCAAAGCCTATAAGCCGGAAACCAACAGTGTATGCTCAGGACAGGTACTTCACTGCCCGTATGATTTCGATAAGGCGAAGTTAGTTGTAAAAGAAATGACCGACCTTATGGTTCTTGATTTAGTAGATAAGGGACTTGTTACTGACCAGATTGTGTTGACGATAGGTTATGATATAGAAAATCTGACAGACCCAGACCGAAGCAGAAAATACAAGGGAGATGTCACAATTGACAGATATGGAAGAAGAGTTCCTAAACACGCTCACGGAACAACAAACCTGAAAAGGCAGACATCATCAACAATGCTGATAACCGATGCTGTGATGAAACTGTATGACAGAATCGTGGATAAAAATCTGCTTATCAGAAGAATTAACATTACAGCGAACCGACTTGTAGACGAGAACTCAGCAAAGAAAGAAGATGAATATGAGCAGCTTGACCTTTTTACGGATTATAAGGCAAAAGAACAGGAGCAAGTCAAAGAAGAAGCAGCTTTAGAGCGTGAAAAGCGTATGCAACAAACAATGCTTACGATAAAAAAGAAGTTTGGGAAGAATGCCATCTTGAAAGGAATGAATCTTCAGGAGGGAGCGACAGCCAAAGACCGTAATGAACAGATAGGTGGACACAAGGCGTAG
- the mcrC gene encoding 5-methylcytosine-specific restriction endonuclease system specificity protein McrC — protein MIRIQNIYYMLSYAFQVLNEQGYKQVATEEFDNVAELCAAILIKGLSLQIKRGLGKEYVVQSEPLSSLRGKIDIAASIKQQSMLKKRLVCNFDEFSVNSYMNRIIRTTMDVLVKSGISKDRKKQLRKLLIYFSEVEPLSRESINWKLQFNKNNQTYQMLISICYLILKGLLQTTSDGSTKLMDFLDEQRMCRLYEKFILEYYRKEHPEIRASASQIPWDTDDDYREMLPVMQSDIMLKSVDKILVIDAKYYAHTTQSQYNTNTLHSGNLYQIFTYVKNLDTSNSGNVAGMLLYAKTDEIVLPNNDYKMGGNQISVKTLDLDCEFAEIKRQLDDIVQRYFDCS, from the coding sequence ATGATACGCATACAAAACATATACTATATGCTTTCATATGCGTTTCAGGTCTTAAATGAGCAAGGGTACAAGCAGGTTGCTACCGAGGAATTTGACAATGTTGCGGAGTTGTGTGCTGCTATTCTTATTAAAGGGCTGTCTTTGCAGATAAAGCGAGGATTAGGTAAGGAGTATGTGGTTCAAAGTGAACCGTTATCCTCCCTCCGTGGAAAAATAGATATAGCTGCTTCGATAAAACAGCAATCAATGTTGAAAAAGCGGTTGGTGTGCAATTTTGATGAATTCTCGGTTAATTCATATATGAACCGAATTATTCGTACTACGATGGATGTTCTCGTCAAAAGCGGAATCAGTAAGGATAGAAAAAAGCAGCTTCGCAAATTGCTCATCTATTTTTCAGAAGTTGAACCATTGAGCCGGGAGAGCATAAACTGGAAGCTTCAATTCAACAAGAATAATCAGACATATCAAATGCTGATTTCCATTTGTTATCTGATACTTAAAGGGTTGTTGCAAACGACCTCTGACGGAAGCACAAAACTGATGGACTTCCTTGATGAACAGCGTATGTGCAGGCTTTATGAGAAGTTCATTCTTGAATACTACCGTAAGGAACACCCTGAAATTCGGGCGTCAGCGTCTCAAATTCCTTGGGATACTGACGATGATTACAGAGAAATGCTCCCTGTTATGCAAAGCGATATTATGCTTAAAAGCGTAGATAAAATTTTGGTAATTGATGCAAAATACTATGCTCATACCACGCAAAGTCAATACAATACAAATACGCTGCATTCTGGAAATTTATATCAGATATTTACTTATGTGAAAAATCTTGATACAAGCAACTCCGGTAATGTTGCTGGAATGTTATTATATGCCAAAACAGATGAGATTGTGTTGCCAAATAATGATTATAAAATGGGTGGAAATCAAATATCAGTTAAAACACTGGATTTGGACTGTGAATTTGCAGAAATAAAGAGGCAGTTAGATGATATAGTACAAAGATATTTTGACTGTTCTTAA